Proteins from a genomic interval of Lolium perenne isolate Kyuss_39 chromosome 1, Kyuss_2.0, whole genome shotgun sequence:
- the LOC127300623 gene encoding uncharacterized protein has protein sequence MGSSSPAVPDPVLALGLRHPGALARRIAMARGVAVAPALRPWLLVDAVPLVVVVLIAAHVLALGYWIYRLATDGSKQPARSKKH, from the exons ATGGGCTCCAGCAGCCCGGCGGTGCCCGACCCGGTCCTCGCCCTCGGCCTCCGCCACCCCGGCGCGCTCGCCCGCCGCATCGCCATGGCGCGCGGCGTCGCCGTCGCGCCCGCGCTCCGCCCCTGGCTGCTCGTCGACGCCGTGccgctcgtcgtcgtcgtcctcatcgccgcGCACGTCCTCGCCCTC GGCTACTGGATCTACAGGCTCGCTACCGATGGGTCCAAGCAACCTGCGCGGAGCAAGAAGCACTAG